The following proteins are co-located in the Deltaproteobacteria bacterium genome:
- a CDS encoding Glu/Leu/Phe/Val dehydrogenase, with translation MTEQFNFKEWDDPFFKQVQHQFEIAANHLNLDRNVFNRLRVPDKAMLVSIPFRMDDGSVQVVPGYRVQHNDTLGPYKGGIRYHKNVSLGEVGALAMLMTWKCSLVGLPLGGAKGGVCIDPTPLSRQELQRLTRRYTTEFINFIGPEVDIPAPDLGTNEQVMSWIMDTYSQLKGYAIPEVVTGKPVVIGGSVGRKDATGFGLVYTLLEAIKFLKLKIDEDTKVIIQGFGNVGSAVCKKMISLGCKVVGISDVSGCYFNAQGFDYISLEKHLLENKSLKGLPGAEVLNLKEFFSLDCDVFVPAATESTIDAKEAKLLRCKIIVEGANGPLTTAADQVIEDRGDIFLIPDILANAGGVTVSYFEWVQDIQSFFWDEHEIDKNLHKIMSKAFQNVYYFSEKNKVNMRMAALMVGIEKVKTAMLLRGMFP, from the coding sequence ATGACTGAACAATTTAACTTTAAAGAATGGGACGACCCCTTTTTTAAACAGGTCCAACACCAGTTTGAAATTGCCGCCAACCATTTAAATTTGGATCGGAATGTTTTTAATCGGCTCCGTGTCCCAGACAAAGCCATGTTGGTAAGCATCCCCTTTCGTATGGATGATGGGAGTGTGCAGGTTGTGCCCGGTTATCGGGTCCAGCATAATGACACCTTGGGCCCTTACAAAGGAGGCATCCGCTATCATAAAAACGTTTCTTTGGGTGAAGTGGGTGCGCTCGCCATGCTCATGACTTGGAAATGCTCGTTGGTAGGGTTACCCCTAGGTGGGGCCAAAGGCGGAGTTTGTATTGACCCCACGCCTTTAAGCCGGCAAGAATTACAGCGACTCACCCGCCGTTACACAACCGAGTTTATCAATTTTATCGGCCCTGAGGTTGACATCCCAGCCCCTGATTTGGGGACCAATGAACAAGTGATGTCGTGGATCATGGATACCTATAGCCAGTTGAAGGGCTATGCCATTCCTGAAGTCGTAACCGGAAAACCCGTCGTAATCGGTGGCTCAGTCGGGCGAAAAGATGCCACCGGTTTTGGCTTAGTGTATACCCTCCTTGAAGCCATTAAATTTCTAAAGTTGAAAATTGATGAAGACACCAAGGTCATCATACAAGGTTTTGGTAATGTAGGCAGTGCGGTTTGCAAAAAAATGATTTCATTGGGTTGCAAGGTCGTTGGGATCAGTGATGTTTCAGGTTGTTATTTCAATGCTCAAGGGTTTGATTACATCTCTCTTGAAAAACACCTTTTAGAAAATAAATCTTTAAAGGGATTACCTGGTGCAGAGGTCTTAAACCTCAAAGAATTTTTTTCTTTGGATTGTGATGTCTTTGTTCCTGCCGCTACTGAAAGTACCATCGATGCCAAAGAAGCCAAATTATTACGTTGTAAAATAATTGTTGAAGGAGCTAATGGCCCTCTTACCACAGCGGCTGATCAAGTGATTGAGGATCGTGGGGATATTTTTCTTATCCCTGATATATTGGCCAATGCCGGTGGCGTGACGGTTAGTTATTTTGAATGGGTGCAGGATATACAATCCTTTTTTTGGGATGAACACGAAATCGATAAAAATTTGCATAAAATTATGTCCAAGGCTTTTCAAAATGTTTATTATTTTTCTGAAAAAAACAAAGTTAATATGCGAATGGCAGCGTTAATGGTAGGCATCGAAAAAGTAAAAACAGCCATGTTACTGCGAGGCATGTTCCCGTAA